A single genomic interval of Phaeodactylum tricornutum CCAP 1055/1 chromosome 5, whole genome shotgun sequence harbors:
- a CDS encoding predicted protein, translating into MNSTLAVTPHGAVTENATTTQSAETGKAVTSSTMATDAASTQSGLQHDSRFSCNICLEAVTAPVVTQCGHLYCWSCLYRWLEPGMVPGERQALTGMVRYGPIDETRRVCPVCKAPCSVPTIVPIYVRNEPTSPNKRTSSLADSLDDTDDDDVEYDHQREASYGEQAHVAAHHTDIVRAANSWETSVTEHADLDGPTSPLPPSVVNVTASSAPDSSFTNTGLRQRLRFRSRDSEIPSAEDYHVVPARPAANSPVRHRSLSESNVGAASLPRNPAWLTPLNPATNRASLSNGLALSLQHAFRQSLPTTAAAQPDQSIPPLHRREGHGSAAVMNSISEQDPNATEFLSRILLLLGSFVILCLLLF; encoded by the coding sequence ATGAATAGCACGCTAGCGGTGACTCCCCACGGAGCCGTCACGGAGAACGCCACGACAACGCAATCTGCAGAGACGGGAAAAGCCGTAACGTCCTCGACGATGGCGACGGACGCGGCGTCGACGCAGAGCGGTTTACAACACGATTCACGATTCAGTTGCAATATTTGTTTAGAAGCCGTCACGGCACCCGTCGTGACACAGTGCGGACATTTGTACTGTTGGAGTTGTCTGTACCGATGGCTCGAGCCAGGAATGGTTCCGGGAGAACGACAAGCACTCACGGGAATGGTCCGGTACGGACCCATCGACGAAACGCGACGTGTGTGTCCGGTGTGCAAAGCGCCCTGTTCCGTTCCCACCATTGTTCCCATTTACGTGCGCAACGAACCCACTAGTCCCAACAAACGAACATCGAGCTTGGCGGATTCCTTGGACGAcactgacgacgacgatgtcgAGTACGATCATCAACGAGAGGCCTCGTACGGAGAACAGGCCCACGTGGCGGCGCACCACACTGATATTGTGCGTGCAGCCAATTCCTGGGAAacgtccgtgacggaacATGCGGACCTCGATGGACCTACAAGTCCACTGCCACCATCCGTGGTCAACGTGACTGCCTCATCCGCACCCGATTCCTCCTTCACAAACACTGGACTCCGGCAACGGTTGCGGTTTCGCAGTCGCGACAGTGAAATCCCCTCCGCCGAAGACTATCACGTGGTCCCAGCCCGTCCAGCCGCCAACTCCCCGGTTCGCCATCGCAGTCTTTCCGAATCTAACGTCGGCGCGGCATCCCTCCCCCGCAACCCCGCATGGTTGACCCCTCTCAATCCTGCTACCAACCGGGCTTCTCTCAGCAACGGACTCGCCTTGTCGCTCCAGCACGCCTTTCGACAATCTCTTCCAACGACTGCTGCGGCACAGCCCGATCAGAGCATTCCCCCACTCCATCGCAGAGAAGGACACGGCAGTGCCGCCGTCATGAACAGCATTTCGGAACAAGATCCCAACGCCACCGAATTCTTGTCCAGAATTCTATTGTTACTCGGTTCGTTCGTGATCctgtgtttgttgttgttttga
- a CDS encoding predicted protein: protein MNAYSTLQVSSLQTWNVPQLNQSDGCGPTTIRYPNPVPSPHSSTAVASVTIPASDAAPYAISPETSPRDLTLRHNEIPNLDDIPDIAKEALRITKESLGSECQLLHQDTTNTRKLPTIATGSRLNKFVRRLHDMLKQEQASGVVEWRKGLLVLHSTNSFAKQILPQYFNTRNFKTFRRQLNYYGFVHVRSFTTAGSATTALWVNQHLAENGSDDISSVLRLKRVEPCDAAKTAESRRERKELAIHTVEEDLGVSARTLQVEQIRSMALRGSREQVQAEILRGLERTPAIIVNAATTESALKVVKQVTKSVKPPVPREIHCTSMAVGGDLQQSRDSSSNQGSTESISSYGSGVNHDDPTQISLDEDSGAANLLLFLSKSS from the exons ATGAACGCGTATTCAACACTACAAGTCTCTTCGTTGCAGACTTGGAACGTACCGCAACTGAATCAGAGTGACGGTTGTGGACCCACAACCATACGATATCCGAACCCCGTTCCGAGTCCACACTCATCCACAGCTGTCGCATCGGTCACCATTCCAGCATCGGATGCGGCTCCTTACGCCATTTCTCCCGAAACCTCACCGAGAGACTTGACTCTGAGACACAACGAAATTCCCAACCTTGATGACATCCCGgacattgccaaggaagcCTTGCGGATCACCAAGGAGAGTTTGGGATCAGAATGTCAGTTGCTCCATCAAG ATACCACCAATACCAGAAAATTACCAACGATTGCCACAGGTAGTCGGCTCAATAAATTTGTGCGCCGCCTGCACGATATGCTCAAGCAAGAACAAGCTTCGGGTGTCGTCGAGTGGCGCAAAGGGCTTCTCGTTTTACACTCGACCAACTCCTTTGCCAAACAAATTCTTCCCCAGTACTTCAACACGCGAAACTTCAAGACCTTTAGACGTCAATTAAACTACTACGGTTTTGTACACGTTCGCTCCTTTACTACTGCCGGATCGGCCACGACTGCGCTCTGGGTCAACCAACACTTGGCCGAAAATGGATCGGACGACATTTCCTCCGTTTTGCGGCTGAAACGCGTCGAGCCGTGTGATGCGGCCAAAACAGCCGAAAGCCGGAGGGAACGCAAAGAACTGGCGATTCATACCGTCGAAGAAGATCTCGGAGTCAGCGCCCGCACCCTACAAGTGGAACAAATTCGGTCCATGGCCCTCCGCGGTAGCCGAGAACAAGTACAAGCCGAAATTCTGCGCGGACTCGAAAGAACACCGGCTATCATTGTCAACGCTGCCACTACTGAGTCGGCGCTGAAAGTGGTTAAGCAAGTCACGAAATCCGTCAAGCCACCCGTGCCGCGTGAAATTCACTGCACGTCCATGGCCGTCGGTGGCGACCTCCAACAAAGCAGAGACTCCTCCTCCAATCAGGGCTCGACGGAAAGCATAAGTAGCTACGGATCCGGCGTAAATCACGACGATCCGACGCAAATCTCTTTAGACGAGGACAGCGGAGCAGCAAATCTTTTGCTCTTCCTTTCCAAATCGTCGTAG
- the SAE2 gene encoding sumo-activating enzyme 2 (homolog to plant SUMO-activating enzyme 2): MTTASSSVPHLLSGMEATLGTNMLTKIQSSKILLVGAGGIGCELLKNLALTGFRHVQVIDLDTIDVSNLNRQLLFRSQHVGMPKCTVACQVATQMVQDPSLVSYTAHHGNVCDNDTFNVQFVQQFDLTLNALDNVVARRRVNRLCLAAGVPLIEAGTTGYLGQVNVIDKESDVACYECQTQETQKVYPICTIRSTPSMPVHTIVWAKELYKLLFGDKVEESMLFEDTTAPDAEPSTYMSAVLSFRRARAARDSDVVRTAAGEVVTKLFVDEIQKQLDMGRYKTARKTPAVLPTSVIVDATTTVPPTAKPSYRTTDLWTPTECVAEFIACLENAATAATVLPSFDKDDTLAMRLVTASSNLRSFVFEIEPLQSFYSAKGIAGNIIPAIATTNAIAAGLQILQAFQVLRAQLETGTKSAGKLGEYCSYINCLRNSTRNGLFLTASNLEKPNPRCFVCRNATVPLALNVNNWTLQDLLQKLIKKDLGFEEPTITLDGDIVWEEGSDADSEAFAVNLPKLLPQLPCGGIQHGTVLRIEDFSQDLTVDVAVTHQTVWERGDEEDDDDDTYQYVLKGSKPTASALHVPSNGALNNGVGTKVEEAEDDDDIVVVMAADAKGKRNRETNGDGPVNKRQKMSILEADVIEIS; encoded by the exons ATGACAACCGCATCGTCGTCCGTGCCGCACTTACTGAGCGGCATGGAAGCCACTCTCGGAACGAACATGCTGACCAAGATTCAAAGCAGTAAAATCTTGCTCGTGGGTGCCGGTGGGATTGGCTGCGAATTGCTCAAGAATCTCGCACTTACCGGCTTTCGACACGTCCAAGTCATTGATCTCGACACCATCGACGTGTCCAATCTCAATCGCCAGCTCTTGTTTCGATCCCAGCATGTGGGCATGCCCAAATGTACCGTGGCTTGTCAAGTTGCCACGCAAATGGTACAAGACCCTTCTCTGGTTTCGTATACAGCCCATCACGGGAACGTCTGTGACAACGACACATTCAACGTGCAGTTCGTCCAACAGTTTGATCTCACCTTGAACGCGCTGGACAACGTCGTCGCCCGGCGTAGGGTCAACCGACTTTGCTTGGCCGCCGGAGTACCATTGATTGAAGCGGGTACCACGGGATACCTTGGTCAAGTCAACGTCATTGACAAGGAAAGTGACGTTGCCTGTTACGAATGTCAGACTCAGGAAACACAAAAGGTGTACCCCATTTGTACCATCCGATCCACGCCGTCCATGCCAGTCCACACCATTGTTTGGGCGAAGGAGCTGTACAAACTATTGTTCGGCGACAAAGTGGAAGAATCAATGTTGTTTGAGGATACGACGGCACCGGATGCCGAGCCATCGACCTACATGTCGGCGGTGTTGAGTTTTCGTCGGGCGCGGGCTGCACGGGACAGCGACGTCGTGCGTACCGCGGCCGGGGAAGTTGTCACCAAACTGTTCGTGGACGAGATTCAGAAGCAACTCGACATGGGCCGATACAAGACGGCGCGCAAGACACCAGCCGTCTTGCCGACGAGTGTCATTGTGGACGCCACCACTACGGTACCACCGACGGCCAAGCCGTCCTACCGGACGACGGATCTGTGGACGCCGACTGAGTGCGTGGCCGAGTTCATCGCGTGCTTGGAGAATGCGGCCACCGCAGCCACCGTCTTACCGTCTTTCGACAAGGATGATACGCTAGCAATGAGGCTGGTGACAGCGTCTTCGAATTTGCGCAGTTTTGTCTTTGAGATTGAACCTTTACAAAGCTTTTACTCGGCCAAGGGGATTGCCGGCAACA TCATTCCGGCGATTGCCACAACGAATGCGATTGCGGCCGGGTTGCAGATCCTACAGGCCTTTCAAGTCCTCCGCGCCCAACTCGAAACCGGCACCAAGTCGGCCGGCAAGCTGGGTGAGTACTGCTCCTACATTAACTGCCTGCGCAACTCGACGCGGAACGGTCTCTTCTTGACAGCGTCGAATTTGGAAAAGCCCAATCCACGGTGCTTTGTCTGTCGCAACGCTACCGTACCACTCGCGCTGAACGTGAACAACTGGACTTTGCAAGACTTACTCCAGAAGCTAATCAAGAAAGATTTGGGCTTTGAAGAGCCGACGATTACGCTGGATGGGGACATTGTTTGGGAAGAAGGGTCAGACGCGGACTCGGAGGCGTTTGCCGTGAATTTACCCAAATTACTGCCACAACTCCCTTGTGGTGGTATTCAGCACGGAACGGTTTTGCGCATTGAAGACTTTTCGCAAGATTTGACCGTGGACGTGGCGGTGACACACCAAACGGTATGGGAACGGGGCGACGaggaggatgacgacgatgatacGTACCAGTACGTGCTGAAGGGATCCAAGCCGACCGCTTCGGCGCTGCACGTTCCCTCCAACGGTGCGCTCAACAACGGGGTGGGTACGAAGGTGGAGGAAGCggaggatgacgatgataTTGTGGTGGTGATGGCAGCGGACGCGAAAGGCAAACGCAACCGGGAGACGAACGGGGACGGCCCCGTGAACAAACGGCAAAAGATGTCCATTCTTGAAGCCGACGTCATTGAGATTAGCTAG
- a CDS encoding predicted protein, whose product MLLRVGLSLVVLLGSTHALAPSSSLSRSKTALALGIPKFLLPDDSERDGTASADAVSKAEDRSEKKIGLAGILQLMTAGAGAPFLGDFEGVDKETGKFMFSLEANNLVDEEGQSKQTKMPYFENGWVDPEDEKRAKEAFKFPWQK is encoded by the coding sequence ATGCTTCTTCGCGTTGGACTATCGTTGGTAGTGCTGCTGGGTTCCACCCACGCGTtggcgccgtcgtcgtcgttgtcacgATCGAAAACCGCGTTGGCGCTCGGGATTCCGAAATTTCTCTTGCCCGACGACTCTGAGCGGGACGGCACCGCGTCCGCTGATGCGGTGTCAAAGGCCGAAGACCggtcggaaaagaagattggTCTCGCCGGTATTTTGCAATTGATGACGGCGGGTGCGGGAGCTCCCTTTTTGGGGGACTTTGAAGGCGTCGACaaggaaacgggaaagttCATGTTCAGTCTGGAAGCCAACAATTTGGTGGACGAAGAGGGACAATCCAAGCAAACCAAAATGCCGTACTTTGAAAACGGATGGGTCGATCCGGAAGACGAGAAACGAGCCAAGGAAGCCTTTAAATTCCCCTGGCAAAAGTAG
- a CDS encoding predicted protein — protein MDKIKLFLECCSAFSISRRRPVARQSRHLEDQTTVTALRMIGSGFSFQDEHQILVSVQKPLGLVLEQDQGDDTKDAMIVVAAETDPNGTGAMAGVQVGDVLVAVQNTSVEGRPLEEVLRIIGSAPNVLNLRFLRHRTRA, from the exons ATGGACAAAATCAAATTGTTTCTGGAGT GTTGCTCTGCGTTTTCAATCTCTCGGCGCCGCCCCGTTGCACGACAGTCACGCCATTTAGAGGACCAAACCACCGTCACTGCTCTGCGCATGATTGGTTCCGGCTTTTCCTTTCAAGATGAGCATCAGATTTTAGTGAGCGTGCAAAAACCGCTCGGGCTagttttggaacaagacCAAGGGGACGATACGAAGGACGCAATGATTGTCGTAGCTGCCGAGACCGATCCGAACGGTACCGGCGCCATGGCCGGTGTTCAAGTCGGGGACGTACTAGTAGCAGTGCAAAACACAAGTGTGGAGGGCAGGCCACTGGAAGAAGTATTGAGGATAATTGGATCGGCACCCAACGTACTCAATTTGCGCTTTCTTCGCCACCGAACGCGAGCGTAA
- a CDS encoding predicted protein, which yields MPKKYYAVAAGRRTGILDSWVECQAQTNGFSGAKFKSFHDKQQAEDYLRAHGQTSASPPSNADVRIITAFRSGPRSPVASPATVSCEKAIEHIRSAHAARPNPDVRIVTAFTSRPCKRDSPEFVSAARPRKYAKTGYSVGSELDNSENAKAETRHRSLCPVGSRRLKIHINFDGGSRGNPGVAGAGVAVVLTDLDWRIGDGLCERLNVHLRFFVGTGATNNEAEYSGALWALTVAREETRRFESFYDCEAHVQLVVQGDSKLIIQQLKGNYTCKSPKLKPYYEKAIQLLDDFQSFAQFRLSLEHVYRESNKQADGLANEAMDAQRSWLTTSLDGHEMQHALSDRYHSKRLVLGSAVLLRQDVAYKAFGYRLLGYII from the exons ATGCCCAAAAAATACTACGCGGTGGCGGCGGGACGTCGGACAGGAATCTTGGATTCTTGGGTAGAATGTCAAGCACAG ACTAACGGGTTCAGCGGGGCGAAGTTTAAAAGTTTTCACGACAAGCAGCAAGCGGAAGACTACTTGCGCGCACACGGCCAGACTTCGGCTTCGCCGCCGTCGAACGCCGACGTTCGTATTATAACAGCGTTTAGGTCGGGACCTCGCTCCCCGGTAGCATCGCCAGCAACAGTCAGTTGCGAAAAAGCCATTGAGCATATCCGCAGTGCGCATGCAGCGAGGCCAAATCCCGATGTTCGCATCGTCACCGCTTTCACTTCCCGTCCGTGTAAACGAGACTCTCCCGAGTTTGTTTCCGCAGCCCGTCCGCGAAAATACGCCAAGACGGGGTATTCAGTCGGGAGTGAGTTAGACAATTCCGAGAATGCAAAGGCGGAGACGCGGCATCGATCTTTGTGCCCTGTAGGGAGCAGGCGGCTCAAGATTCACATCAATTTTGACGGCGGCTCACGGGGCAATCCAGGGGTCGCCGGTGCCGGTGTTGCCGTCGTACTGACCGACCTAGATTGGCGGATAGGTGATGGTCTGTGCGAACGACTTAACGTGCACCTCAGATTTTTCGTAGGTACAGGTGCCACCAATAATGAGGCCGAGTACAGTGGCGCGTTGTGGGCTTTAACGGTGGCTCGGGAGGAAACACGTCGTTTCGAGTCATTTTACGATTGTGAAGCTCATGTACAGCTTGTTGTGCAAGGCGATTCCAAGTTGATCATTCAGCAACTAAAAGGGAATTACACCTGCAAAAGCCCCAAGCTGAAGCCATACTACGAGAAAGCAATTCAGCTTTTAGATGACTTCCAAAGCTTTGCACAATTTCGACTGTCACTGGAGCATGTCTACCGAGAAAGCAACAAACAGGCAGACG GACTTGCAAACGAAGCAATGGATGCACAGCGAAGCTGGTTGACAACATCGCTGGATGGGCATGAAATGCAGCATGCTCTTAGCGATCGTTATC ACAGCAAGAGGCTCGTTCTTGGTTCTGCCGTTTTACTACGACAAGATGTAGCGTACAAAGCATTCGGTTACAGGCTTTTGGGATACATCATATGA
- a CDS encoding predicted protein, with protein sequence MKSFQSILVTFALLIATAAAFRVAGGATGGSSFVLSRRTSIAVAPQSSTTRAAAGVSNMRMGSQAKFGVFSPAVYAAKVVLGQDKLNKIRGKAISLHSQYIGEFCEWAGAYHLRTKLIKKAKVNGDTLGFLV encoded by the coding sequence ATGAAGTCGTTCCAATCCATTCTCGTAACGTTCGCGCTTCTGATCGCTACCGCTGCCGCGTTTCGCGTGGCGGGCGGAGCCACCGGGGGTTCTTCCTTTGTGCTTTCCCGACGAACCAGCATCGCGGTGGCTCCCCAGTCCAGCACGACTCGTGCGGCCGCCGGAGTCTCCAACATGCGCATGGGATCGCAAGCCAAGTTCGGCGTCTTCTCGCCCGCCGTGTACGCCGCCAAAGTCGTGTTGGGACAGGACAAACTCAACAAAATTCGCGGCAAGGCCATTTCCCTCCACAGTCAATACATTGGCGAATTCTGTGAATGGGCCGGCGCCTACCACCTACGAACCAAACTCATCAAGAAGGCCAAGGTGAATGGAGACACTCTCGGTTTCTTGGTGTAA
- a CDS encoding predicted protein, whose product MYITIFLFMFSLSLLGPLTGAEVLALDGVEVGGTTGIAEVGEPVMGGTVGITAPGEGATEGIALGGAVEGIFDGAVLKEGATEGTAEGTTEGVMEGSQEGTTEGVMEGSQEGTTEGVMEGSKEGTMDGVIEGSKEGTREGTVEGSAEGGGGGDMITVTACKELK is encoded by the coding sequence ATGTACATTACAATATTCCTTTTCATGTTCAGTCTCTCTCTGTTGGGCCCTTTGACTGGAGCAGAGGTCTTGGCACTGGATGGCGTGGAGGTTGGAGGAACCACAGGCATTGCAGAGGTGGGTGAGCCAGTCATGGGTGGCACGGTAGGCATCACCGCTCCGGGAGAGGGTGCCACGGAGGGGATTGCGCTAGGTGGGGCAGTGGAGGGGATCTTTGATGGTGCGGTGCTCAAAGAGGGTGCTACGGAGGGGACTGCGGAGGGCACCACGGAGGGTGTCATGGAGGGATCCCAGGAAGGGACCACGGAGGGTGTCATGGAGGGATCCCAGGAAGGGACCACGGAGGGTGTCATGGAGGGATCCAAGGAAGGGACCATGGATGGTGTCATAGAGGGATCCAAGGAAGGGACCAGGGAGGGGACCGTGGAGGGTTCGGCGGAgggaggaggaggagggGACATGATTACAGTGACAGCCTGCAAAGAGCTCAAGTGA
- a CDS encoding predicted protein, whose product MKSFLLKQQFPDHDKALRHAEDSLEAFESKSNHGVPDTLVRQACACPHLREVLPDALQLDYVETSTGNFVLANPVHSLHLTAHLDAAWLKALKEEPIMYGEEQERMMAVRTPGLAETFHPWLKSQTLIPFQRTRVESETDSVKASASVEPPPHSSNKDDLEKAKVPIAAGVPVQKSLDAQSTETTATLADVTSSGGDSISRTMLPPDSLTKELLKKSASGAVEAKELSLSNPETSLSNEKSKLPLASAPLVSETAQVAIPASIPSSAGKLQPPVTQDSIASPSMTHTSNTATSIPKPISVKTDQGLPSLASPAQDANHLSDTRFWSLQAQEDQIRILHRALLSKRTAALAKSKTSASISTAGSPATKKRKAESKAVSISSLSAWKHYENNVPTAVLTPDEEDDYHDQMTAATRKVEKWMEHYRLARESYWQMRKQSGMGIETSQTRPFGAMDDDSEAGVDTGGLLCRQCFSNEPSWMPSLSGKPKIRQICRGDQLMRCLECTFVGCGPSSTAPSSEQHILRHFLLSNHKLGVTCGREARVYCLQCGDFVYHEIFDHERDRVDLATKLPWQAWKPHPVQRSFDALQFMRIQDQGIFWRGMIAAFPPLVPIEHVRAAQFCRLRQVLFSGEWDLLPLMTSSTAKSFARAQWEKPIFQRGRILAPVGMYNLGNTCYQSAVLQCLVNCAPVQKYFLEQVGHHHSSCQMYRKTAGRSMSSASSSKSKAHSVCLACEIDKILLDYVGSSMGIDVRQALLDVCLPERRIFLQASTKKASSTFNTPIKQGEPLAPTEMLAATWVCKGMEHLAGYEQRDAHEFLHGFLEALGKHTQLYREKMYKMISTVQPSNALMPLENPIEHDFVKKTFEGKLRSVLICQECGSKRTQLESFLSISLPLSSEVQRVTTALPGDSDPYIANGKLSVERCLRHFTLPELLSAPIDCPSCKKKTQTKKQHVVSKLPNVLCLHLKRFDAAQNKKIEDFVAFPARNLNMGPYLPHWCEVTSAPEIGGNSLQSAQVMYSLFATVNHFGNLQSGHYVANVKVNEKWFHCNDAHVAQAGIGIGEREVLQSNAYLLFYIRSK is encoded by the exons ATGAAGTCctttttgttgaagcagCAGTTTCCGGACCACGATAAGGCACTACGGCACGCGGAGGATTCCTTGGAAGCCTTCGAATCCAAGAGCAATCACGGCGTTCCGGACACTCTCGTTCGACAAGCTTGCGCTTGTCCCCATCTGCGGGAAGTGCTCCCTGATGCGCTACAGCTCGATTACGTGGAAACATCCACGGGCAATTTTGTACTGGCGAATCCGGTACACAGTTTGCATCTAACAGCGCATCTGGATGCCGCCTGGCTCAAGGCTCTGAAAGAGGAGCCCATCATGTACGGGGAAGAACAAGAACGGATGATGGCTGTGCGCACACCCGGACTCGCCGAGACCTTTCATCCGTGGCTCAAATCGCAGACACTGATTCCGTTTCAGCGGACCAGAGTGGAAAGCGAAACGGACTCGGTCAAAGCATCAGCATCAGTGGAACCCCCTCCTCACTCATCCAATAAGGACGACctggaaaaggcaaaggtTCCCATAGCAGCGGGAGTTCCTGTTCAGAAGTCTCTAGATGCACAGTCTACCGAAACGACCGCTACCCTTGCAGATGTCACTTCCTCCGGTGGCGATAGTATTTCCCGTACGATGCTCCCTCCAGACTCCCTTACAAAAGAACTCTTGAAGAAGAGTGCGAGTGGTGCAGTGGAAGCGAAGGAGCTGTCTTTGTCGAATCCTGAAACAAGTCtttccaacgaaaaaagTAAACTCCCTTTGGCAAGCGCTCCCTTGGTCAGTGAGACAGCCCAAGTCGCTATTCCTGCGTCCATCCCCTCGTCCGCAGGCAAATTACAGCCGCCGGTAACCCAGGACTCAATCGCTTCGCCCTCGATGACACATACTTCAAATACCGCGACATCAATACCCAAGCCTATTTCGGTCAAGACGGATCAGGGTCTCCCCTCGTTAGCGTCGCCGGCTCAGGACGCCAATCATTTAAGCGATACTCGGTTTTGGTCCCTCCAAGCACAAGAGGATCAAATCCGCATTCTGCACCGCGCTCTGTTGTCGAAACGCACAGCCGCACTCGCCAAGAGCAAAACATCCGCTTCCATTTCCACTGCGGGCAGCCCGGCAACGAAAAAACGCAAGGCCGAAAGCAAAGCCGTCAGTATTTCGAGTCTATCCGCTTGGAAGCACTACGAAAACAACGTACCAACGGCGGTCCTGACGCcagacgaggaagacgattATCACGACCAGATGACGGCAGCTACTCGAAAGGTGGAGAAGTGGATGGAACACTACCGACTCGCTCGAGAAAGTTATTGGCAAATGCGAAAGCAGTCGGGTATGGGTATCGAAACGTCACAGACCAGGCCGTTTGGGGCAATGGATGATGATTCTGAAGCGGGAGTTGATACGGGAGGTCTCCTCTGTCGACAGTGCTTTTCGAACGAACCATCTTGGATGCCATCTCTTTCCGGAAAGCCCAAAATTCGGCAAATCTGTCGTGGTGACCAATTGATGCGCTGTTTGGAATGCACATTTGTCGGGTGTGGACCTTCTTCTACCGCACCCAGCTCAGAGCAGCATATTCTTCGGCATTTTTTACTTTCAAATCACAAGCTTG GAGTCACGTGTGGTCGGGAGGCCCGCGTTTACTGTTTGCAATGCGGAGACTTTGTATACCATGAGATTTTTGACCACGAAAGGGATCGTGTTGATCTGGCAACGAAATTGCCGTGGCAAGCGTGGAAGCCACATCCTGTCCAGCGGTCCTTCGACGCTCTCCAGTTTATGCGAATCCAGGACCAGGGTATTTTCTGGCGAGGAATGATTGCCGCCTTCCCACCTCTGGTCCCGATCGAACATGTTCGTGCCGCTCAATTTTGTCGTCTTCGGCAAGTGTTGTTTAGCGGCGAATGGGATCTGTTACCGCTGATGACGAGTAGCACAGCGAAGAGTTTTGCTCGCGCGCAATGGGAGAAGC CTATTTTCCAACGAGGGCGGATACTGGCTCCTGTTGGTATGTACAACCTTGGAAACACTTGCTATCAAAGTGCTGTGTTGCAATGCCTCGTGAATTGTGCACCAGTTCAAAAGTATTTCCTGGAACAAGTAGGCCACCATCATAGTTCGTGCCAAATGTACCGGAAGACGGCAGGACGATCTATGTCGTCAGCTTCTTCATCCAAGTCGAAGGCCCACAGCGTCTGTCTTGCGTGTGAAATTGATAAAATTTTGCTTGATTACGTTGGTAGTAGTATGGGGATTGATGTACGGCAAGCATTGTTAGACGTTTGCCTGCCGGAACGGCGAATCTTTTTGCAagcgtcgacgaagaaagcgAGTTCTACTTTCAACACTCCCATAAAGCAAGGCGAGCCACTGGCCCCGACCGAGATGTTGGCAGCAACTTGGGTGTGTAAAGGGATGGAGCATTTGGCGGGGTACGAGCAACGTGATGCACATGAGTTTCTACACGGCTTTCTCGAAGCTCTCGGCAAGCACACGCAATTGTATCGAGAAAAGATGTACAAAATGATCAGCACAGTTCAGCCGTCTAACGCCCTCATGCCTTTGGAAAATCCTATTGAGCACG ACTTTGTGAAGAAGACCTTTGAAGGCAAACTTCGGTCTGTCCTCATATGTCAGGAATGTGGATCGAAGCGTACTCAGCTAGAGTCTTTTCTGAGCATTTCCTTGCCTCTGTCTTCTGAGGTTCAGAGGGTTACTACAGCTTTACCTGGCGATTCAGACCCGTACATTGCAAATGGTAAGCTTTCGGTGGAGCGTTGCCTACGGCATTTCACTCTTCCAGAGTTGCTATCAGCTCCGATTGATTGCCCATCATGTAAAAAGAAAACccagacgaagaagcagcaCGTTGTGTCGAAGCTACCCAACGTTCTCTGCCTACATTTAAAGAGATTCGATGCTGCGCAAAATAAAAAAATTGAAGACTTTGTCGCATTTCCGGCTCGAAACTTGAACATGGGTCCCTATCTTCCACATTG GTGCGAGGTCACCAGTGCTCCCGAGATAGGCGGCAACTCTCTTCAAAGTGCACAGGTAATGTACAGTCTTTTCGCAACGGTCAATCATTTCGGGAATTTACAAAGCGGTCACT ATGTTGCTAATGTTAAGGTCAATGAAAAATGGTTTCATTGCAACGATGCTCACGTAGCACAAGCTGGCATCGGAATCGGTGAGAGAGAAGTGCTTCAAAGCAACGCATATTTGCTGTTCTATATTCGTTCGAAATAA